In Methanosarcina siciliae T4/M, one genomic interval encodes:
- a CDS encoding right-handed parallel beta-helix repeat-containing protein, whose product MQKYRGGVGLKIILIGDCITRLMSAMLAVALLLVSAGAGNAEVIYVEPGASIQAAVNNSTTGDLVIVKAGDYEENIIVNVSGITVTSEPENSDGVLIRSKDENSSVFQIKADNVTISGFNITGSGEVFSSFEAAGITNSFNSRSSGRLNGTSGMEARQAYDSGEGEIFVTRWNGAGCPSAGICLDQAKNCTVERNNILENRYGVYLQSSENITISENNFSRNGIWFDEGCSKNMVINNAINRGYIIIGAHCWDNIMFQNRLSNGGGISIACCGGGNLVSKNEVRNCSNGIDMYDTQARTVLRDNRITDCENGIYLIFVFDSRVYDNTISNSSKGIYLREDCHNNELFNNSISSSNESGILLDYSTDNRIYNNYFNNTVNVKAENSEGNTWNTTKTSGENIVGGPYLGGNFWADLNGTGFSQTAEDSDSDGICDLPYTVNGSDFDYLPLAEPPSMPSVDLTVIIGTPEANKKSDVSIELALGSLDFGALLPGQASNPQVLNIKNTGKSDVKVTAKIVNSSDSVFSEGIYLSSHFWPDFSEVISNGTGKDVEVVLNIPANYSENGMKKGSIVFRAEKV is encoded by the coding sequence GTGCAAAAATACCGGGGTGGGGTAGGTCTGAAGATTATACTTATCGGAGATTGTATTACCAGGCTGATGAGTGCTATGCTGGCTGTTGCTTTGCTTCTTGTTTCCGCAGGGGCAGGGAATGCGGAAGTTATTTATGTGGAACCCGGAGCTTCAATCCAGGCAGCTGTAAATAACTCAACAACCGGGGACCTTGTTATTGTGAAAGCCGGGGACTATGAGGAAAATATAATTGTCAATGTTTCGGGGATAACGGTAACTTCGGAACCTGAGAACTCTGACGGCGTACTTATCAGGTCAAAGGATGAAAACTCCAGCGTGTTCCAGATCAAAGCAGATAATGTAACTATCAGCGGTTTCAACATAACCGGGTCAGGTGAGGTTTTCAGCTCCTTTGAGGCTGCCGGGATCACAAACTCTTTTAACTCGAGAAGTTCGGGAAGACTTAACGGGACTTCGGGAATGGAAGCCAGACAGGCTTACGATTCCGGGGAAGGAGAGATCTTTGTCACCAGGTGGAACGGGGCTGGTTGTCCCTCGGCAGGGATCTGCCTTGATCAGGCTAAAAACTGTACGGTCGAAAGAAACAATATTTTAGAAAACCGTTATGGAGTGTACCTCCAAAGCTCCGAAAACATTACGATCTCGGAGAATAACTTTTCCCGAAACGGCATATGGTTTGATGAAGGGTGCAGCAAGAATATGGTGATTAACAATGCCATTAACAGGGGGTACATCATCATTGGCGCGCACTGCTGGGACAATATAATGTTCCAGAACAGGCTCTCAAACGGCGGAGGGATAAGCATTGCCTGCTGCGGAGGAGGCAATCTTGTTTCAAAGAATGAGGTCCGAAATTGCAGTAACGGAATTGATATGTATGACACCCAGGCAAGGACCGTCCTTCGTGACAACCGGATTACGGACTGTGAGAACGGGATCTACTTGATTTTCGTCTTTGACTCCAGGGTGTATGATAACACAATTTCAAACAGTAGCAAAGGCATCTATTTGAGAGAAGACTGCCACAATAACGAACTTTTCAACAACAGTATAAGTTCCAGTAACGAATCAGGCATCCTGCTGGATTATAGTACTGACAACCGCATCTACAACAACTACTTTAACAACACTGTAAATGTAAAAGCTGAAAACAGTGAAGGAAACACCTGGAACACTACAAAAACTTCGGGAGAAAATATTGTGGGCGGTCCCTATCTGGGAGGAAATTTCTGGGCTGACCTTAACGGAACCGGGTTTTCGCAGACTGCTGAAGATTCGGACTCGGACGGGATCTGTGACCTGCCTTATACCGTCAACGGGAGCGACTTCGACTATCTCCCGCTTGCCGAACCCCCTTCAATGCCCTCAGTGGACCTTACAGTAATAATAGGGACACCTGAAGCAAACAAAAAATCCGATGTCTCCATAGAGCTTGCCCTGGGCAGCCTGGATTTCGGGGCCCTGCTCCCCGGGCAGGCAAGTAACCCGCAGGTCTTGAACATAAAAAACACAGGAAAAAGCGATGTGAAAGTCACGGCTAAGATCGTAAACTCTTCGGATTCAGTTTTTTCCGAAGGTATCTATCTTTCCTCTCATTTCTGGCCTGATTTCTCAGAAGTAATTTCAAACGGCACCGGTAAAGATGTTGAAGTCGTACTTAACATTCCGGCAAACTATTCCGAAAACGGCATGAAAAAAGGGTCTATTGTTTTCCGGGCTGAGAAGGTTTGA
- a CDS encoding GNAT family N-acetyltransferase has translation MDFELRKWNKSDTENFFKYSQNPKVVENMRDAFPSTLEDCRKTVESFSSNEETQQFCRAIVVNGEAVGCIAIFSKNDVYCKSAEIAYWLGEPLWGRGIMSRAIKELCKTAFEQYDTVRIFAEPYAHNIGSRKALEKAGFVLEGTMKKSVYKNGRLFDSCMYALVK, from the coding sequence ATGGATTTCGAATTGAGAAAATGGAATAAATCCGATACTGAAAATTTTTTCAAATACTCCCAAAATCCAAAGGTCGTAGAAAATATGAGAGATGCTTTTCCTTCTACCCTGGAGGATTGCAGAAAAACAGTAGAGAGCTTCAGCTCTAATGAAGAAACACAACAATTCTGTCGGGCGATCGTTGTGAATGGAGAAGCGGTGGGGTGCATTGCCATATTCTCTAAAAACGATGTTTACTGTAAGAGTGCAGAGATTGCATACTGGCTGGGAGAACCTTTATGGGGCAGGGGAATAATGAGCAGAGCAATAAAAGAGCTTTGCAAGACAGCTTTTGAACAGTATGATACTGTCCGGATATTTGCAGAGCCTTATGCACACAATATCGGCTCAAGAAAAGCCCTTGAAAAGGCCGGATTTGTTTTAGAAGGCACAATGAAGAAAAGTGTTTATAAAAACGGCAGGCTCTTTGATTCCTGTATGTATGCTCTTGTGAAATGA
- a CDS encoding MFS transporter, whose amino-acid sequence MKKYENTWLPIICSIMFFALANGTLLGPVLPEMLGPLKTAEQDIGMVVAVFTLATALFTPVFGMFADRLSRKTLLIPCLILNGFAGIACYFAPDFETLLIFRFVQGIGAAGMLLVAMLLIGDLYPGHERVHATSRVGMTSAIGLVGFPVLGGLMALKSWNFPFLFYGLVLPLAVFAAILLPNGKGHEGPGVKGYGKKIDEKGTRLSGTELNGTELNGTELNRKENNGNEKKRKKSLLEPLSTLMDFKVLYAIFLGFAIFFLLFVIVIYLPFKLKTDFGYTSKEAGFAQGIIGITVIFVSSRVKGLSLKYSLLSLTGAGFFLTALACGMIGLVNSKVVLVLLLMLFGIGGGLIQIMGDTLILQVAPMASMGSTVSLYNSMKYAGQTLSPVFFGFMLVRFGLKPVFLSGAGFGFVVAGMCWFLKGRLKTEHEYAHVEEHTKGKDSSLTFKND is encoded by the coding sequence ATGAAAAAATACGAAAATACCTGGCTTCCTATCATCTGCTCAATAATGTTTTTTGCGCTGGCAAACGGGACTCTGCTGGGGCCCGTGCTTCCCGAAATGCTAGGCCCGCTGAAAACTGCGGAACAGGATATCGGAATGGTAGTTGCGGTATTTACTCTTGCAACGGCACTTTTTACCCCGGTCTTCGGGATGTTCGCGGATCGTTTGAGTCGGAAAACCCTTCTCATCCCTTGCCTTATTCTCAACGGGTTTGCGGGGATTGCATGTTATTTTGCTCCGGATTTTGAAACTCTCCTTATCTTCAGGTTCGTGCAGGGGATCGGGGCTGCAGGGATGCTGCTCGTTGCTATGCTCCTTATCGGAGATCTTTATCCGGGGCATGAAAGGGTTCATGCTACAAGCAGGGTGGGTATGACTTCTGCGATCGGGCTCGTAGGCTTCCCGGTGCTGGGGGGTTTGATGGCTCTGAAAAGCTGGAACTTCCCTTTCCTTTTCTATGGGCTTGTCCTTCCCCTCGCTGTTTTTGCTGCAATACTCCTGCCAAATGGAAAAGGACATGAAGGCCCGGGTGTAAAAGGATACGGAAAGAAAATAGATGAAAAAGGAACCAGGTTAAGCGGAACAGAGCTAAACGGAACAGAGCTAAACGGAACAGAGCTAAACAGGAAAGAAAATAATGGGAATGAAAAGAAGCGGAAAAAAAGTTTACTCGAACCCCTTTCCACACTCATGGATTTCAAAGTCCTTTATGCAATATTCCTGGGGTTTGCGATTTTCTTTCTCCTCTTTGTCATAGTCATATATTTGCCTTTCAAACTCAAGACCGATTTTGGGTACACGTCAAAAGAAGCAGGGTTTGCCCAGGGAATAATCGGGATAACCGTTATTTTTGTTTCAAGCCGTGTAAAAGGGCTTTCCCTCAAATATTCCCTGCTCTCCCTTACAGGGGCAGGTTTTTTCCTGACGGCCCTGGCCTGTGGAATGATCGGGCTTGTGAATTCGAAAGTTGTTCTGGTCCTCCTTCTAATGCTTTTCGGAATTGGAGGCGGGCTTATCCAGATCATGGGGGATACCCTGATACTCCAGGTCGCCCCGATGGCTTCAATGGGGAGCACTGTTTCCCTGTATAATTCCATGAAGTATGCGGGTCAGACACTTTCTCCTGTTTTTTTCGGTTTTATGCTGGTCCGTTTCGGACTTAAGCCTGTTTTTCTTTCAGGGGCAGGATTCGGCTTTGTGGTCGCAGGGATGTGCTGGTTCCTGAAGGGAAGATTAAAGACGGAACATGAATATGCGCATGTGGAAGAGCATACAAAGGGAAAGGATTCTTCCCTGACTTTCAAAAATGATTGA
- a CDS encoding cob(I)yrinic acid a,c-diamide adenosyltransferase, which yields MNLAKEIMYGSANYSSSTGKHLLGGKMARGMIYVYTGEGEGKTTNALGLALRAVGHGYRAIIIQFMKGRKYIGEYRIKDRLAPEYEIHQFGREEFIDFKNPIPLDYELAAKGLEFAKNALKRKPRLLILDEINLAAHFGIVKAEDILKLLEDIPEETTVVLTGRRAPRELIERADLVTEMKFVKHPFEKNVPARKGIEY from the coding sequence ATGAACCTTGCCAAAGAAATAATGTATGGTTCTGCAAACTACTCTTCGTCAACAGGAAAACATCTTCTGGGGGGTAAAATGGCCAGGGGCATGATATATGTTTATACCGGGGAAGGGGAAGGAAAGACCACGAATGCTCTTGGGTTGGCCCTCAGAGCGGTAGGTCACGGGTACAGGGCCATAATTATCCAGTTCATGAAAGGTAGAAAATACATCGGAGAATACAGGATAAAGGATAGGCTTGCCCCGGAATATGAGATCCATCAGTTCGGAAGGGAAGAGTTTATAGACTTTAAGAATCCCATACCCCTGGATTATGAACTGGCGGCAAAAGGGCTCGAATTTGCAAAAAATGCCCTCAAGAGGAAGCCAAGACTTTTGATACTGGATGAGATAAATCTTGCAGCTCACTTCGGAATTGTGAAGGCCGAAGATATCCTGAAATTGCTGGAGGATATACCGGAAGAGACAACAGTCGTCCTGACAGGGAGGAGGGCTCCCCGAGAACTGATCGAAAGGGCAGATCTTGTTACTGAAATGAAGTTTGTGAAGCATCCCTTTGAAAAAAACGTCCCTGCAAGGAAAGGGATTGAATACTAA
- a CDS encoding ribonuclease HepT family protein, with the protein MIFLILLDTIESCERFIEGMDFDEFVSDEKNTFVLRHPLKIIVVWKTANERLPELKKDIEKILKEKNLY; encoded by the coding sequence GTGATATTCTTGATACTTCTTGATACCATTGAAAGTTGTGAGCGTTTTATTGAAGGAATGGATTTCGATGAGTTCGTCTCCGATGAAAAAAACACTTTTGTCTTAAGGCATCCCCTTAAAATCATTGTTGTGTGGAAAACAGCTAATGAGCGGTTGCCTGAACTGAAAAAAGATATTGAAAAGATACTGAAAGAAAAGAACCTTTATTAA
- a CDS encoding right-handed parallel beta-helix repeat-containing protein produces the protein MGASRVIIVVAIALITIAVYSPVSAKEITVDNDSGADFRSIQEAVNNSVSGDTIIVKPGTYRENVIVNTNRLTVRSESGKPDVLVEPLDENKSAFLIRADNVTITGFNITGAGEPPNYPRGFVARNFTEPASTNRESAAENVSAFIAEEIFKARGFEHYRPPCGISLENASNCVITENVLFENYRGIRLDNSSYNTVSKNLFVNDGIAAGEGSGTNNLTGNIIEKGYILLGPWASNNLIAENKISNGTGISFACCGGGDVISCNTIFNCSSGIDAYDRGIYIRNNTITDCTHGIELSFSFGTGIYGNKISNCSIGISLGDACRGIEILNNTIISSVDCGISIPDQEDDEWIYNNYFNNTMNIRLGISEGNIWNSSLTSGTNIVGGPSLGGNFWANPNGTGFSQTSEDFDLDGICDSAYEIDGPENTDYLPLSRPPESVAISVGDDESDADYDSIREAISAADPGSTILVYPGTYVENVAVAVEGLKIYSRSINPEEVTVQALNPDENTFQVTANNVTICGFTVKGAGTESDTSGIYVDSVSGCRLCNNKVTESAFGIVLLASSNNTLSNNSAEINGDSGIYLNSSDNNLLLNNTAYNSNSSSGPALYLSNSGSNILRDNELLASYYGILIESSENNTISRNSLRENTDCGILLADSNGNRLYDNYFNNSINVKFEGSENNTWNIEGTRGTNFMGGPYLGGNFWAKPDGSGFSETAEDSDIDGLSDSAYNIENTGKIDAIPLVRAPGPVLLIKGGAPVTDFSSIQAAVDSATPGSTVLVYPGTYEENILLDVENISLVSESVGPGSTIIKASNTTDTVIKVTSKGVTVSGFYITGPHSLRKEASGIYLLNTSENTIKNNVISEYLYGVHLVSSDRNNITNNTVENNQRGAYLQNSETNLLTSNMVSTNTEGIVLDSSGNNSLKNNTIYRNGYQGLYIYSGDHGHAASNLITDNLISKNNYGIYTSFSENNTARNNIITLNAEGIVLLNSNDNLLRDNLIESNRDFGLYMSFCRNNTFYNNLFNNTQNLEPAYGNQNISWNNTKTSGKNIIGGPNIGGNFWAKPDGTGFGQNCTDLDKDGICDYPYEVNVSEFDYLPLYSFLQEGGEK, from the coding sequence ATGGGAGCAAGCAGAGTAATTATAGTAGTAGCTATTGCGCTTATCACAATTGCAGTTTACAGTCCTGTATCCGCAAAGGAAATTACCGTAGATAACGATTCTGGAGCGGATTTCAGGTCAATTCAGGAGGCTGTAAACAATTCGGTTTCAGGGGACACGATTATAGTTAAACCTGGAACATACAGGGAAAATGTTATTGTAAATACAAACCGGCTTACGGTCAGGTCGGAGTCAGGAAAGCCTGATGTGCTGGTTGAACCTCTGGACGAAAACAAAAGCGCTTTTCTCATAAGAGCTGACAATGTGACAATCACTGGTTTTAATATAACAGGAGCTGGAGAACCTCCCAACTATCCCAGAGGCTTTGTTGCCAGAAACTTTACTGAACCTGCGAGTACAAATCGAGAATCGGCTGCTGAAAACGTTTCTGCTTTTATAGCAGAGGAGATTTTTAAGGCCAGGGGATTCGAACACTACCGGCCTCCATGCGGGATCTCACTTGAAAACGCCAGCAATTGCGTTATTACCGAAAACGTGCTGTTTGAAAATTATAGAGGAATCCGCCTTGATAATTCCAGTTACAATACTGTCTCGAAAAACCTGTTTGTCAATGATGGGATTGCTGCGGGTGAAGGAAGCGGGACAAATAATCTGACAGGAAATATCATTGAAAAGGGTTACATTTTACTGGGACCTTGGGCATCGAATAATTTAATAGCCGAAAATAAAATCTCAAACGGCACAGGGATAAGCTTTGCCTGTTGCGGAGGAGGCGACGTTATATCCTGTAACACGATTTTTAATTGCTCCAGTGGAATCGATGCATATGATCGTGGTATATATATCCGGAATAATACGATTACGGACTGCACTCACGGGATAGAACTTTCATTTTCGTTTGGAACCGGCATTTACGGCAATAAGATTTCAAACTGCAGCATAGGCATTAGTTTAGGAGATGCCTGTCGTGGAATCGAAATTCTCAACAATACAATAATCTCCAGTGTAGACTGCGGGATCTCTATTCCAGACCAGGAAGACGATGAATGGATCTATAATAATTATTTTAACAATACTATGAACATAAGGCTCGGAATTAGCGAAGGAAATATCTGGAATAGTTCGCTTACTTCCGGCACTAACATTGTCGGAGGCCCGTCTCTTGGAGGAAATTTCTGGGCAAATCCGAATGGTACGGGTTTCTCTCAGACCTCAGAGGATTTTGACCTTGACGGGATTTGCGATTCAGCTTATGAAATCGACGGTCCAGAAAATACCGATTACCTCCCCCTTTCAAGACCTCCGGAATCGGTGGCCATAAGCGTAGGAGATGACGAATCGGATGCCGATTACGACTCAATCCGGGAGGCTATTTCGGCTGCCGACCCGGGTTCAACCATTCTTGTTTATCCGGGGACCTATGTAGAAAACGTGGCTGTAGCTGTGGAAGGTTTGAAAATCTATTCAAGATCGATCAACCCTGAAGAGGTCACGGTTCAGGCTCTTAATCCTGATGAGAATACTTTCCAGGTGACTGCAAACAATGTCACAATCTGTGGGTTTACGGTGAAAGGTGCGGGTACGGAATCAGATACATCAGGCATATACGTTGACTCAGTTTCCGGGTGCAGGTTATGCAACAACAAAGTAACAGAAAGTGCCTTCGGGATTGTGCTTCTGGCTTCGAGCAATAATACCCTCAGCAATAACAGTGCGGAGATCAATGGAGATTCCGGAATATACCTTAACTCTTCGGATAACAACCTCCTGCTTAACAATACTGCATACAATTCAAATTCTTCTTCCGGGCCTGCTCTTTACCTGTCGAATTCGGGCTCAAATATCCTCCGTGATAATGAGCTGCTGGCCAGTTACTACGGCATCCTGATAGAGTCTTCGGAAAACAATACAATCAGCCGGAACAGCCTCCGGGAAAATACAGACTGTGGAATCCTGCTGGCTGATTCCAATGGCAACAGGCTGTATGACAACTATTTCAACAATTCAATAAATGTAAAGTTTGAAGGGAGCGAGAACAATACCTGGAATATAGAAGGAACCAGGGGGACGAATTTTATGGGGGGCCCCTATCTGGGCGGGAATTTCTGGGCAAAACCTGATGGCAGCGGCTTTTCGGAAACTGCTGAAGATTCTGATATCGATGGACTTAGCGATTCTGCTTACAATATTGAAAATACCGGCAAAATCGATGCTATTCCTCTTGTAAGAGCTCCCGGACCAGTATTGCTCATAAAGGGTGGGGCACCTGTTACGGATTTTTCCTCGATTCAGGCTGCTGTGGACTCTGCAACTCCGGGAAGTACTGTCCTTGTATATCCCGGCACTTATGAAGAAAATATCCTTCTGGATGTGGAAAACATAAGCCTTGTTTCGGAATCGGTCGGTCCGGGGAGCACGATTATAAAGGCTTCCAATACGACCGATACCGTGATTAAAGTGACTTCAAAAGGCGTTACGGTTTCAGGATTCTACATAACCGGGCCCCACTCCTTACGAAAAGAAGCATCCGGGATATACCTGCTCAATACCTCCGAAAACACGATTAAGAACAATGTAATCTCCGAATACCTTTATGGGGTGCATCTGGTTTCTTCCGACCGGAACAACATTACAAACAACACTGTAGAAAACAACCAGCGGGGAGCGTACCTTCAAAACTCGGAAACTAATTTACTGACCAGCAATATGGTTTCAACCAACACTGAAGGCATTGTTCTGGATAGTTCAGGCAACAATTCCCTTAAAAATAATACCATTTATCGGAACGGGTATCAGGGGCTCTATATTTATTCCGGTGACCACGGCCATGCAGCTTCAAACCTGATCACGGACAACCTTATTTCCAAAAATAATTATGGAATTTACACTTCTTTTTCCGAGAATAACACTGCGAGGAACAACATAATAACTCTCAATGCAGAGGGAATTGTCCTTTTGAATTCTAACGATAACCTTTTACGGGATAACCTGATAGAATCAAACAGGGATTTCGGGCTCTACATGTCCTTTTGCAGAAACAATACTTTCTATAATAATCTCTTCAACAACACTCAGAATCTGGAACCAGCTTATGGTAACCAGAATATTAGCTGGAACAACACAAAAACTTCGGGAAAGAACATCATCGGAGGGCCAAACATAGGAGGTAATTTCTGGGCAAAACCCGATGGCACGGGATTCGGCCAGAACTGCACGGACCTTGATAAGGATGGGATCTGCGATTACCCTTATGAGGTTAACGTGAGCGAGTTTGACTATCTGCCCCTGTACTCCTTTCTGCAGGAGGGAGGGGAAAAGTGA
- the hepT gene encoding type VII toxin-antitoxin system HepT family RNase toxin, whose product MKQDVEQKVMSRYLDRKYHEDFLNRELLKRIISKGGLERPEDYRSVFRIPGRYEIIPKEFAEEFAFAAGFRNILVHIYEELDLDMLRKLLAENLKDFDTFAFYTAEYVAKLGE is encoded by the coding sequence ATGAAACAGGATGTGGAACAGAAAGTAATGTCCAGATACCTGGACCGGAAATATCATGAAGACTTTTTGAACAGAGAGCTGCTGAAACGAATCATCTCAAAAGGGGGGCTTGAAAGGCCTGAAGACTACAGGAGTGTGTTCCGAATCCCGGGAAGGTACGAAATAATTCCGAAAGAGTTCGCAGAGGAATTTGCTTTTGCCGCCGGTTTCAGGAACATTCTGGTTCATATTTATGAAGAATTGGATCTCGATATGTTAAGAAAACTACTTGCTGAAAACCTTAAAGACTTTGACACATTTGCCTTTTACACTGCAGAATATGTGGCAAAGCTTGGAGAGTAA
- a CDS encoding helicase C-terminal domain-containing protein → MVVKDFFPHEEFREQQEYVLDKIQEGLDRGKINFIIQAPTGSGKTALSIAIARYFKSAYICTNQKSLQKQYIEDYPQYANEVTGRGNWTCKALQEMGEKKEDGSGYPCSEGLCKLSVDEEEDEESENKKHKMIEKFEVIPECDRKPVKCDLGYEEQGKDNQSSHFAGFSSSRGSLCWKTKGHEKCEYYVQKMKGLNSPITIFNYNYFLIESNYVGDFGEREVLIADEGHNIEFQIANFIKFTFSNRNLNFLPGSNFPDLGDIELTMKEKLEVYAFWLENIKKTIPEEIAKEVINLEKLNYPEKELHRIVKIIRNKVDSRIEDLIDVLKERIKEKRSNEDNISSLVARSQKDRSEKPKYEARLRVERLNKLVNLHGKIARFLLEYWKNPSKWIMEIKEKGKEKDKEIESVNFKPIFINEYAESKFFRFGKIRVILSATILDCSYFAGNMGLNPEDTVFIPIPPTFPPENHGVYHLSIGKLNFENLVLNNDRILWGNLVVAVDVILSMFPKYKGIIHTSNSDISKYLKSYCKEGHSRLLTHNQQNRLEVLNHHLESPEPTVLCTPSMTEGVDLADDSSRFQILIKVPFPDISDLYISTRKDKDKFFYKYKTAISVCQSIGRSIRSEEDWAYTFTLDSRFPKYISDHRSLINESVSFYEKRILDFPSEKSIQKLKKEIFRNLPF, encoded by the coding sequence ATGGTCGTCAAAGACTTTTTCCCTCATGAAGAGTTCAGAGAACAACAGGAATACGTTTTAGATAAAATTCAGGAAGGACTTGACAGGGGAAAAATAAATTTTATAATTCAGGCTCCAACGGGTTCGGGAAAAACTGCACTGTCTATTGCAATTGCCAGGTATTTTAAAAGTGCCTACATCTGCACCAACCAGAAGTCTCTCCAGAAACAATACATTGAAGATTATCCTCAGTATGCAAATGAAGTTACTGGAAGAGGGAACTGGACCTGTAAAGCATTACAGGAAATGGGAGAAAAAAAGGAGGATGGGTCCGGTTACCCTTGTTCTGAGGGCCTTTGCAAGCTTTCGGTAGATGAAGAGGAAGACGAGGAAAGCGAAAATAAAAAGCATAAAATGATAGAAAAATTTGAAGTAATACCGGAATGTGACCGGAAACCTGTTAAATGCGACCTGGGTTATGAAGAACAAGGTAAAGATAATCAGAGTAGTCATTTTGCGGGCTTTTCTTCCAGCAGAGGGAGTTTGTGCTGGAAAACTAAGGGACATGAGAAGTGTGAGTATTATGTCCAGAAGATGAAAGGTTTAAACTCTCCAATCACGATTTTTAACTATAATTATTTTTTAATCGAATCCAATTACGTAGGCGACTTTGGGGAACGGGAGGTTTTAATCGCTGACGAAGGGCATAACATAGAATTCCAGATCGCGAATTTCATAAAATTCACGTTTTCGAATAGGAATTTAAACTTTCTGCCGGGTTCTAACTTTCCGGACCTCGGGGACATAGAGCTTACAATGAAGGAAAAGCTGGAAGTATATGCTTTCTGGCTGGAGAATATTAAAAAAACAATTCCTGAAGAAATAGCAAAAGAAGTTATCAACCTGGAAAAATTAAATTATCCTGAAAAAGAGCTTCACAGGATTGTAAAAATTATCCGGAACAAAGTAGATAGCAGAATTGAAGATTTAATTGACGTTTTAAAAGAAAGGATAAAAGAAAAACGTAGCAATGAAGATAATATTTCATCCCTGGTTGCCAGATCACAAAAGGACCGAAGTGAAAAACCGAAATATGAAGCCCGGCTCAGGGTTGAGAGACTCAATAAATTAGTAAATTTGCATGGCAAAATTGCGAGATTTTTGTTAGAATACTGGAAAAACCCGTCCAAATGGATAATGGAAATCAAAGAAAAAGGAAAAGAAAAAGATAAGGAAATAGAGTCCGTTAATTTCAAACCCATTTTCATTAACGAATACGCTGAAAGCAAATTTTTCAGGTTTGGAAAAATCCGTGTAATACTGTCTGCCACTATTCTTGATTGTTCTTACTTTGCCGGGAATATGGGACTTAATCCCGAAGATACGGTTTTCATCCCGATTCCTCCGACATTCCCCCCGGAAAACCATGGAGTATATCATCTTTCCATAGGCAAACTGAATTTTGAAAACCTGGTTCTGAATAACGACCGTATTTTGTGGGGTAACCTGGTAGTGGCTGTGGATGTCATATTATCAATGTTCCCGAAGTATAAAGGAATCATTCACACATCGAATTCCGACATCTCGAAATACTTAAAATCATACTGTAAAGAAGGGCATTCCCGACTTTTAACACACAACCAGCAAAACAGATTAGAGGTTCTGAACCACCATCTTGAATCCCCCGAACCTACCGTGCTTTGCACCCCTTCCATGACAGAGGGCGTAGACCTTGCAGATGACTCCTCCAGGTTTCAAATTTTGATTAAAGTCCCTTTTCCTGATATAAGTGATCTTTACATTTCGACAAGAAAGGACAAAGACAAATTTTTTTATAAATACAAAACTGCTATTTCAGTCTGCCAGAGTATTGGAAGGTCCATAAGATCGGAAGAAGACTGGGCTTACACATTTACCCTGGACTCAAGGTTCCCTAAATATATTTCGGACCATAGAAGCCTGATAAATGAATCAGTGAGTTTTTACGAGAAAAGAATCCTTGATTTTCCTTCGGAAAAATCAATACAAAAATTGAAGAAAGAAATATTCCGGAATTTACCTTTTTGA
- a CDS encoding MetS family NSS transporter small subunit, with amino-acid sequence MLLSTGSFLMAVFGFVILYGGLGLCLSIALRKRMP; translated from the coding sequence ATGTTGCTCTCAACAGGCAGCTTCTTGATGGCTGTTTTCGGGTTTGTGATCCTGTACGGAGGGCTGGGACTCTGCCTGAGCATAGCCCTGAGAAAAAGAATGCCCTGA